A window of the Penaeus monodon isolate SGIC_2016 chromosome 38, NSTDA_Pmon_1, whole genome shotgun sequence genome harbors these coding sequences:
- the LOC119596661 gene encoding pro-resilin-like, with translation MLVSVVDGHDVLLLICLAAVAAADSQESFESYESGEAKYDFNWAVKHDDSGNDFGYQEARDGDHTQGSYYVQLPDDRLQTVRFVVDGDSGYVAEVSYEGEARYPDSYESNESK, from the exons GTCCTTCTCCTCATCTGCCTCGCAGCTGTTGCTGCTGCCGACAGCCAG GAATCCTTCGAGTCCTACGAGTCAGGTGAGGCCAAATACGACTTCAACTGGGCTGTCAAGCATGACGACTCCGGGAACGATTTCGGATACCAGGAGGCCCGTGACGGCGACCAcacacagggatcctactacgtgcagcttcccgacgACCGCCTGCAGACCGTCAGGTTCgtcgtggacggcgactccggctacgtggcCGAAGTcagctacgagggcgaggctcgttaCCCCGATTCGTACGAGTCAAATGAATCGAAATAG
- the LOC119597070 gene encoding pro-resilin-like — MNTKVLLLICLAAVVAADSRESFESYESGEAKYDFNWAVKHDDSGNDFGHQEARDGDHTQGSYYVQLPDGRLQTVRYVVDGDDGYVAEVSYDGEARYPDSYESNESK, encoded by the exons ATGAACACCAAG GTCCTTCTCCTCATCTGCCTAGCAGCCGTTGTAGCTGCCGACAGCCGG GAATCCTTCGAGTCCTACGAGTCAGGTGAGGCTAAATACGACTTCAACTGGGCTGTCAAACATGACGACTCTGGCAACGACTTCGGCCACCAGGAGGCCCGTGACGGCGACCACACACAGGggtcctactacgtgcagcttcccgacggccgcctgcagaccgtGAGGTACGTCGTGGACGGCGACGACGGATACGTGGCTGAAGTAAGCTACGATGGCGAGGCTCGTTACCCCGATTCATACGAGTCAAATGAATCAAAATAG
- the LOC119597072 gene encoding pro-resilin-like: MNTKVFVLICLAAAVAADSRESFESYESGEAKYDFNWAVKHDDSGNDFGHQEARDGDHTQGSYYVQLPDGRLQTVRYVVDGDDGYVAEVSYDGEARYPDSYESNESK, translated from the exons ATGAACACCAAG GTCTTCGTCCTCATCTGCCTGGCAGCCGCTGTTGCTGCAGACAGTCGG GAATCTTTTGAGTCCTACGAGTCAGGTGAGGCTAAATACGATTTCAACTGGGCTGTCAAACATGACGACTCCGGTAACGATTTCGGCCACCAGGAGGCCCGTGACGGCGACCAcacacagggatcctactacgtgcagcttcccgacggccgcctgcagaccgtCAGGTACGTCGTGGACGGCGACGACGGATACGTGGCTGAAGTAAGCTACGATGGCGAGGCTCGTTACCCCGATTCATACGAGTCAAATGAATCAAAATAG
- the LOC119597069 gene encoding pro-resilin-like produces the protein MNAKVLFLLGLAAIVAADSRESFESFESGEAKYDFNWAVNHDDSGNDFGHQEARDGDHTQGSYYVQLPDGRLQTVKYFVDGDSGYVAEVNYEGEARYPDSYESNESK, from the exons atgaaCGCTAAG GTCCTCTTCCTCCTAGGTCTGGCAGCCATTGTCGCCGCAGACAGCCGT GAATCCTTCGAGTCCTTCGAGTCGGGTGAGgctaagtacgacttcaactggGCTGTCAACCATGAcgactccggcaacgacttcggacaccaggaggcccgtgacggcgaccacacacagggatcctactacgtgcagcttcccgacggccgcctgcagactGTAAAGTacttcgtggacggcgactccggctacgtggctgaagtcaactacgagggcgaggctcgttaTCCTGATTCCTACGAGTCCAACGAATCGAAATAA
- the LOC119597067 gene encoding pupal cuticle protein Edg-84A-like isoform X1, whose amino-acid sequence MTFENGWVAGMVYIGQRLNDLHQFFAKATAVNMNTKVLFLLGLAAFVAADSRESFESFESGEAKYDFNWAVNHDDSGNDFGHQEARDGDHTQGSYYVQLPDGRLQTVKYFVDGDSGYVAEVNYEGEARYPDSYESNESK is encoded by the exons ATGACCTTCGAAAACGGTTGGGTCGCCGGGATGGTATATATTGGTCAGCGGCTGAACGACCTACATCAGTTTTTCGCTAAAGCAACTGCAGTCAACATGAACACTAAG GTCCTTTTCCTCCTTGGCCTGGCAGCCTTTGTCGCCGCAGACAGCCGT GAATCCTTCGAGTCCTTCGAGTCAGGTGAAGCCAAGTATGACTTCAACTGGGCCGTCAACCATGAcgactccggcaacgacttcggacatcaggaggcccgtgacggcgaccacacacagggatcctactacgtgcagcttcccgacggccgcctgcagaccgtcaagtacttcgtggacggcgactccggctacgtggctgaagtcaactacgagggcgaggctcgttaCCCCGACTCCTACGAGTCCAACGAATCAAAATAA
- the LOC119597067 gene encoding pro-resilin-like isoform X2 — protein MNTKVLFLLGLAAIVAADSRESFESFESGEAKYDFNWAVNHDDSGNDFGHQEARDGDHTQGSYYVQLPDGRLQTVKYFVDGDSGYVAEVSYEGEARYPDSYESNESK, from the exons ATGAACACTAAG GTTCTTTTCCTCCTTGGCCTGGCAGCCATTGTCGCCGCAGACAGTCGT GAATCGTTCGAGTCCTTCGAGTCAGGTGAAGCCAAGTATGACTTCAACTGGGCCGTCAACCATGAcgactccggcaacgacttcggacatcaggaggcccgtgacggcgaccacacacagggatcctactacgtgcagcttcccgacggccgcctgcagaccgtcaagtacttcgtggacggcgactccggctacgtggctgaggtcagctacgagggcgaggctcgttaCCCCGACTCCTACGAGTCCAACGAATCAAAATAA
- the LOC119597067 gene encoding pro-resilin-like isoform X3, which translates to MNTKVLFLLGLAAIVAADSRESFESFESGEAKYDFNWAVNHDDSGNDFGHQEARDGDHTQGSYYVQLPDGRLQTVKYFVDGDSGYVAEVNYEGEARYPDSYESNESK; encoded by the exons ATGAACACTAAG GTTCTTTTCCTCCTTGGCCTGGCAGCCATTGTCGCCGCAGACAGTCGT GAATCCTTCGAGTCCTTCGAGTCAGGTGAAGCCAAGTATGACTTCAACTGGGCCGTCAACCATGAcgactccggcaacgacttcggacatcaggaggcccgtgacggcgaccacacacagggatcctactacgtgcagcttcccgacggccgcctgcagaccgtcaagtacttcgtggacggcgactccggctacgtggctgaggtcaactacgagggcgaggctcgttaCCCCGACTCCTACGAGTCCAACGAATCAAAATAA